The Neoarius graeffei isolate fNeoGra1 chromosome 12, fNeoGra1.pri, whole genome shotgun sequence genome window below encodes:
- the mmp11b gene encoding stromelysin-3 isoform X1, whose amino-acid sequence MSALLLLLLSCALCVHSFPLSLSHKDQPAWPEKMHHYPLKKRGRLLHPQDTLNEDLKMKIWQHHPAIPNNGSDIWNRPRCGVPDYPSKQENFYHVVRRGGLYGGRHRGKRFAYLTKGWNKTNFTYAILRAPQQMNLEKVQQVFREAIQVWSSVTPLTFTEVRRGRADITIDFVRYEHGDKLPFDGPGGILAHAFFPRSHRQGEVHFDYDEHWTLGNGMGTDLLQVAVHEFGHTLGLQHSNDLGSVMSPFYSYSYPLQLSKDDVKRIQALYGVKLMKQKKSELDTNDIMIVPDVCDTDFDAVSMIRGELFFFKSGYVWRIRDGRLQDGYPALASRHWHGIPYNIDAAYEDTSGNIWFFKGQNYWVYDAEKQISGPKSVWTLGLPVGNIQAALMWGKDKTQKVYFFKGENYWRYNPKDNRVDMSYVRTENWRGIPNDIDAAFQDRYGYAHFLKGKQYWKFSPVGVEALEGYPRFIGMDFFNCPANK is encoded by the exons GCTTGGCCAGAGAAGATGCATCATTATCCGCTGAAGAAGAGAGGAAGACTTCTGCACCCCCAAGACACGCTAAATGAAGATTTAAAGATGAAGATATGGCAACATCACCCAGCTATCCCCAACAATGGGAGTGATATCTGGAACAGGCCACGGTGTGGAGTCCCAGACTACCCTTCAAAGCAAGAAAACTTCTATCATGTAGTACGTAGAGGGGGTTTATATGGTGGACGGCACCGAGGCAAGCGCTTTGCTTATTTGACCAAGGGATGGAACAAGACCAACTTCACTTACGC GATCCTAAGGGCGCCACAGCAGATGAATTTGGAGAAAGTGCAGCAGGTGTTCAGAGAAGCGATACAGGTCTGGAGCTCTGTCACTCCTCTCACCTTCACCGAGGTCCGAAGGGGCCGTGCCGATATCACCATCGACTTCGTTAG GTACGAACACGGAGACAAGCTGCCTTTTGATGGTCCAGGAGGAATCTTGGCTCATGCTTTCTTTCCTAGAAGCCACCGACAGGGAGAAGTGCACTTTGACTATGATGAGCATTGGACGTTGGGCAACGGCATGG GCACAGACTTGCTGCAGGTGGCCGTTCATGAATTCGGCCACACTCTCGGGCTGCAGCACTCCAATGATCTTGGCTCAGTGATGTCTCCGTTCTACAGCTACTCCTACCCACTGCAGCTCAGCAAGGATGACGTGAAGCGCATCCAGGCTCTTTATGGTGTCAAACTTATGAAACAGAAGAAGTCAGAGCTGGACACCAATGACATCATGATAGTA CCCGATGTCTGTGACACAGACTTCGACGCTGTGTCGATGATCCGTGGCGAGCTGTTCTTCTTCAAATCGGGCTATGTATGGCGAATCCGTGATGGCAGACTGCAGGATGGGTATCCTGCTTTAGCCTCCAGACACTGGCATGGAATTCCTTATAATATTGATGCAGCATACGAGGACACATCTGGAAACATCTGGTTCTTCAAAG GTCAGAATTACTGGGTGTATGATGCTGAAAAGCAGATCAGCGGGCCAAAGTCAGTGTGGACACTGGGACTTCCTGTCGGTAACATCCAGGCAGCCTTGATGTGGGGTAAAGACAAGACCCAGAAGGTGTACTTCTTTAAGGGAGAAAACTACTGGCGTTATAACCCAAAGGATAACCGGGTGGACATGAGCTATGTTCGCACCGAGAACTGGAGGGGAATCCCAAATGATATTGATGCTGCTTTCCAGGATCGCTATG gCTATGCCCACTTCCTGAAAGGCAAACAGTATTGGAAGTTTAGCCCAGTGGGGGTCGAGGCCCTTGAAGGATACCCTCGCTTCATCGGCATGGACTTCTTCAATTGCCCCGCCAACAAGTAA
- the mmp11b gene encoding stromelysin-3 isoform X2 has translation MHHYPLKKRGRLLHPQDTLNEDLKMKIWQHHPAIPNNGSDIWNRPRCGVPDYPSKQENFYHVVRRGGLYGGRHRGKRFAYLTKGWNKTNFTYAILRAPQQMNLEKVQQVFREAIQVWSSVTPLTFTEVRRGRADITIDFVRYEHGDKLPFDGPGGILAHAFFPRSHRQGEVHFDYDEHWTLGNGMGTDLLQVAVHEFGHTLGLQHSNDLGSVMSPFYSYSYPLQLSKDDVKRIQALYGVKLMKQKKSELDTNDIMIVPDVCDTDFDAVSMIRGELFFFKSGYVWRIRDGRLQDGYPALASRHWHGIPYNIDAAYEDTSGNIWFFKGQNYWVYDAEKQISGPKSVWTLGLPVGNIQAALMWGKDKTQKVYFFKGENYWRYNPKDNRVDMSYVRTENWRGIPNDIDAAFQDRYGYAHFLKGKQYWKFSPVGVEALEGYPRFIGMDFFNCPANK, from the exons ATGCATCATTATCCGCTGAAGAAGAGAGGAAGACTTCTGCACCCCCAAGACACGCTAAATGAAGATTTAAAGATGAAGATATGGCAACATCACCCAGCTATCCCCAACAATGGGAGTGATATCTGGAACAGGCCACGGTGTGGAGTCCCAGACTACCCTTCAAAGCAAGAAAACTTCTATCATGTAGTACGTAGAGGGGGTTTATATGGTGGACGGCACCGAGGCAAGCGCTTTGCTTATTTGACCAAGGGATGGAACAAGACCAACTTCACTTACGC GATCCTAAGGGCGCCACAGCAGATGAATTTGGAGAAAGTGCAGCAGGTGTTCAGAGAAGCGATACAGGTCTGGAGCTCTGTCACTCCTCTCACCTTCACCGAGGTCCGAAGGGGCCGTGCCGATATCACCATCGACTTCGTTAG GTACGAACACGGAGACAAGCTGCCTTTTGATGGTCCAGGAGGAATCTTGGCTCATGCTTTCTTTCCTAGAAGCCACCGACAGGGAGAAGTGCACTTTGACTATGATGAGCATTGGACGTTGGGCAACGGCATGG GCACAGACTTGCTGCAGGTGGCCGTTCATGAATTCGGCCACACTCTCGGGCTGCAGCACTCCAATGATCTTGGCTCAGTGATGTCTCCGTTCTACAGCTACTCCTACCCACTGCAGCTCAGCAAGGATGACGTGAAGCGCATCCAGGCTCTTTATGGTGTCAAACTTATGAAACAGAAGAAGTCAGAGCTGGACACCAATGACATCATGATAGTA CCCGATGTCTGTGACACAGACTTCGACGCTGTGTCGATGATCCGTGGCGAGCTGTTCTTCTTCAAATCGGGCTATGTATGGCGAATCCGTGATGGCAGACTGCAGGATGGGTATCCTGCTTTAGCCTCCAGACACTGGCATGGAATTCCTTATAATATTGATGCAGCATACGAGGACACATCTGGAAACATCTGGTTCTTCAAAG GTCAGAATTACTGGGTGTATGATGCTGAAAAGCAGATCAGCGGGCCAAAGTCAGTGTGGACACTGGGACTTCCTGTCGGTAACATCCAGGCAGCCTTGATGTGGGGTAAAGACAAGACCCAGAAGGTGTACTTCTTTAAGGGAGAAAACTACTGGCGTTATAACCCAAAGGATAACCGGGTGGACATGAGCTATGTTCGCACCGAGAACTGGAGGGGAATCCCAAATGATATTGATGCTGCTTTCCAGGATCGCTATG gCTATGCCCACTTCCTGAAAGGCAAACAGTATTGGAAGTTTAGCCCAGTGGGGGTCGAGGCCCTTGAAGGATACCCTCGCTTCATCGGCATGGACTTCTTCAATTGCCCCGCCAACAAGTAA